The following DNA comes from Flammeovirgaceae bacterium.
GCTTCCTTCCCTGAACGGAAAATCAAACAGCTTGAATAAATCCGCTGATGCGAAGAAAATGCGTTCTTCCTGGCGTTTGCCATTGAACATTGGCGGGAACATGGCCCCATTGCGAATGTAGGCCACGGCCTCCACTTCCGGGTACTCCTCCCTGAGCAACATCCCAACAGGCCATCCGTTGGTTTCAATGGTAGCGGTGATGGCCCCGGTCTTCATATCGGCAATGTCCGTGCCCACCCTGTAAACGCGGTCTGCATTGTGATGGAACCTATCGAACGACAATTCATCGGTAACATAAAGGAGGATGAAAATACCGGTGGCTATGCCAAAGCCAAGGCCCAATAAGTTGATGGCGGTATATTCCCTGAACTTGAGCAGGGTGCGGATCGCAATTTTCAGGTAGTTGGCAAGCATCGGGATAAGTTATTTTGTCAACCAAAAGCAATTTCAATACCACTGCAAAACATGGATAGGCAAAATGTTTCCGTCACCTTTTTGTCCTGCAAGCCAGCCAAACCGAACACCCCTGTCCGGTTTTAACACAACTTGGGAAACCAAGCCCTATTCAACCACTTCATACCGTTCCGGGTTCAATGGGAATTTATTCCTCTACCCGTCAGGCCACTGCAGGCAAAACATCGCCCATTCGGGGGCGTAAACTATCCTGCACACCACTGCCCTGCCCTTGTGGTAAAATCGGACCGAATCCCCTTCATGGATTTGCTTTCCATTCCTATCCAGCACCCCCACAAATTGTCCTTTAAACCATTCATCAGGATTTTCCATGTTCACCATTGATGCCTTAACCCGGTATGTGATGGCCCTTGGCCCTAACGCGTTATTTTTTTATATTCTTCCTCGTCAAAACCCACCGCCATTATTTTTCCGTCCACTTCAACTACAGGCCTTTTGATGACGCTGGGCTGTGAGGCCATCAGGTCCAGGGCGGCCTTCTGGTTGGTTACCCTGGCTTTTTCCCCATCGCCAAGTTTGCGCCAGGTCATCCCTTTCTTGTTCACCAAGGTTTCCCATCCCACCTGCTTGCACCATTCCTTAAGTTTGGCGGTGGTGATGCCCTTGCTTTTAAAATCGTGGAATTCATACGCCACTTTCTTTTTGTCCAGCCACCCGAGCGCGGATTTGACGGTATTGCAATTTTTTATTCCATAGATTATCATAGGCAACAAATTAGGGTTTGCGAAAGACATATACAAAGGTGCAGCCGGGACGGGGGCCAACCGGAAATCAATTGTTCCTGGCAAAGTAGGCATTCAAATCCGCCAACATCTGGTTGCCGGCCTTGTCGGAAGGGTCCAACCTCAGCCCTGACTTCACGGAAGAATAGGCGTTTTTATAATCCTGGACCTTTATGTACGCGCGGGCGAGGAACAGGTACCCCAAGGGCATATTGGGTTCCCTTTCCACGGCCTTTCTGTACCACACGATCGCCTCGTTCATGTTGTTGGTCTTATAATAATAATTTCCAATGTTAAAGTAGGCCGATCCTATCCATGGGTTAATGCTGTTTGCCCGCCTGTAGGCCTCCAGGGCTTTTTCGTTTTGGTTGCCTTTCAGTAAAACATTGCCCTTGTTCAGCCAGGCATCGTAGTGGTTGGGGTTCAACTTAATGGCCCTGTCGAGGACCTGGTTGGCGGCAGCCTCCTGGCCTATTGCCGAATAGGCCACGGCCATATTGATCATAACGCCAATGTTATGCGGCATTATTTCCAGGCTTTTGCGATAGGTCTCAATGGCATCTTTATAGTCCCCCTGCTGCTCAAATTTTTTTGCCATGATGGGGAGTGCTGCCGACCACCGTTTCATCACCTTCCTGCGCCTGCCTTCTTCCATTTCTTCCAGTTTGCCCACCAGCAGGTTGTGCACCTCGTCATCGCCATCCCTTGCCAGGTGAAGGCCTGCCATGGCCACCGATTGCACGTCAATGTCGTTGCTCTCTATATAATTTTTAATCCTGTTTATCGAGGCTTCGTCAATATCCTTCATTTCCGGTTTTAAATAACCAAAGGCAAATTCGCTGAGGCCTGCCATTTGGCCCAGCACATGGTTGGTAGAGTCGGGGAGCAGCACCTCGCCCGCCTCGTAAAGGCTCATGCTGGGGTCGAACTTCAACAGGCGCCCCACCATGTCATTGTGGGGCTTGACCTCACCGTACCACTCGTTGACTTTGTCCTGCAAAAATTCCACGCTTTTGTCGCCATGGCATTGGATGCAGGCACCCTCGATCCCCAGGGCGGCATCGAATGCCGGGCGCGGAATGGGAATGGTGTGGTCAGACCTTGCAAACCTCAGGTTTTTCCCCATGGCCTGGTGTTGCAGGTAAGGCATGTGGCAGGAGACACATTGGTTGCCTTCGGAACCTATTTTATGAAAGGAGTGCGCAGTAGGGTCGATGGCCTTGCTGGCATGGCATGAAGTACATTGGCCGTTGTCAAACGGGCTGGCCAATACCTGCCCGTTGGTATCGCGGTAGGTTTGCCCGTGCGGGTCGTGGCAGCTCACGCAGGTCATGGACCCATTGATGTAACAATCGCTGGCCAGGTGGTTGAGCTGATAGGCAAACCCGTTGACACGCCCATCGGGGTAATAAGGGTTTTCCTTCCTAAAGCCCAGGATAGGGAATTTCACCGCATAATATTCTTCCAGGTCATCGCCCGGCAGGTAACCCGGCTGCAGCACGTTTTTGAGGGAATGGCACTTAAAGCACACCCCCAAAGAACCATCCTTGTCAAAAGTATCCAGGGGCTTGAGCCCGAGCGAGGGTTTTTCCTTCCAGTCCGGTCCCGACACGATCCGCAGGTGCTCCTTGCCAGGGCCGTGGCACGACTCACAGTTGATGGCCAGGGTGTTGAACCGGGTGGTGTATATTTTTTTGTCCAGCGCAAATTTGGCTTCGATCTGGCTGCCATGGCATTCCTGGCAATTTTGCCTGTCGAGGTGGGTGCCCAAAAGGCGGGAAGGGAACCATTCGCTTTCCTTGTCTATGACCCGGTCGGGGGTAATGGGCACCCAGCCCTGCCCCTTGCTTGTTTCCCCAAACCAAACTTTTTCGTCCCTCACAAAATCAAAGGGCAGCATCCTCAGCGTGCCATCCGGAAAATAGGTAAAGTAGGTTTGCGTGCCCCCCCCGATCATATGGCCGCCCCCCACTACTTCATCCACCCTATAGGTTTGTTCAGGCAGGTCGTCCGTTTTTAGGTTAAACATGTAGTCGCCATTTTCCGCCCTGTACGGGGTAAGCACGGCATCCTTAAACCTCCTGGGCTTGCCGTCAAACTCCCCCAGTATTTTCACGTCTTTGGGGGAGCCGCCCGCCTGGCCATGCGTGGACTTCTTCCATGTATCATAAATACCGGAATGGCAGGAAGCACAAGCCTCCGCCCCCACAAAGTCTTCGAACGCCACCGGCACCGTTTCATTGGCAGGCATGACGGGGAAAGGTTTCCTTCCGGAGGTTGCAGGGCGTGCCTGTTCGTCAGGGGTTGAAAAATCCACAAAATAAAATATGCCAAAAATGGCGGCCAGCATTATGGCTGTAATTATCAGCATCCTTTTTATGGACATTTTAGCAGGCGCGGCACCGGCCTTAGGCTTTCCCTTGGTGGGCGGAGCGCCCGCTTTTGTTTTGCGTGCCTTCTTCTTCCCCATTACTTCATCGTTTTGTTATCGGTAGACCACTTTGGCGGACTGCAATGGCACAACGTACGGATGTAGGCCACCAGGCCTTTAATTTCATCATTGCTTAGCGCATTTCCCCAATCCGGCATCAGGTGGCTTTTGTTCAGGATATAGCCGCCTGCATATATGCCATCGAACAGCGTGTCATCGGCCCGTGTGGACATGTAGGAACTGTCCGCATGAACGGTGGGCCGGGTAGGCAGGTACCTCGCGTTGAACCCGTCACCCCTGCCCGTTGGCCCATGGCAAATGGCGCACCGGGTGGCATAAATGTTTTCAACGCTTATATTGTCACCAGGCAAGGTGATGGGATGGTCCACAAGGGAGAGGTACTTGCCGGTGACAACCGTATCTTTGTGGTAAAGCAGGTAGCCAATAAGCTGATCGCGCAATGCCTGAGGCATGGATACCTTTGGCATAATGGTGCCCGGCATGGCCGTGGCAGGGGACGACACCATCAAAGCCATGTAATCCGGGTTGAGGCGCGTGGCGGCATTGGCCAGGTCGGGCGCCACCTTCCCCCCTTTTCCGTCCAGGGAATGGCATCCCAGGCAGGGTAGTTTTTCATCCAAAAAAGTTTTTATTTTACCGGACACAAACCGGGAAGGCGCTTCCATGCGGATTTTTGTTTTGCCTTCCCCTTCCCCATAAATATACTTCACAAGGCTATCGGCCTCCGTTTCCGTAAGGTTAAAATCCGGCATCCGGCTTCCCGACCCCGGATAAAAACCAAACGGCCTTACGGCATGTGGTTTTTGCAAGTACCTTGCCAGCCATTGCTTGTCGATCCTGGAAGGGATGCCTTGCAGGCCGGGCGCCACTACTGTCCTCCACGTTCCCTCGGTACCGGATTGATGGCACCCGGCACAATTCTGGGCGCGGAAAATTTTCAAGCCCAGGGCAGCGGAAATGGCCGGGTTGGCTTTTTTAACGGATTCATACCGGTCCACCAGTTCGTCCTGCCGGGGCGAGCGCAGGGAGAGCAGGTAGGCGCTCAAATCCCTTATTTTTTCATTGGCCCCTTCCACGGACGGGGCGAGTGCGGTGCTGTCTTCGTTATAATGGTAGAGCAGGGCCGGCATCAGGCTTTGCCCGTTTTGAAATTCGGCAGGTGCCGCAATAAACTGCCGCAGCCACTCCGGGTTGAGTTTGCTGCCCACCCAGGACAAGTCGGATATCACGTTGTGCCCCTGTCCCCCGGCACTATGACAGGAGCCGCATGCCAGTGCCCCAAATTCTTTTTCCCCCAGCCTTGCGTTGCCTTCACCCGAAAAATCCGGAAACCGTATGGCCGGTGCGGGTCCTTTGCCCGACAGGTAAAGCGTCAACGCCAACGCCTCCTTTTCATCAAATCCAAAATCGGGCATGCGCGACAAGCCGATATGGTTCCGCACCTTGCGCGGGTTTAGCAGGTAGTCGAAGATGTATTCCGGCCGGTACCGGTGCCCTGCCTGTGACAGGCCGGGGGCCCTGGTTTTCAGCAGGTTGGGCGAAGTGGCGCCCCCGTGGCAATTGAGGCATCCCAACTGGACAATATAGTCCGCAGGGCTTTGTGCCAATGGCACTTCCGCCCTGAACGGGGGCACTTCGGCAGGAGGTGGTTCATTTTTCCCACCTGTGCACGACCCCAGTGTGGCCATGACGGAAGAAAACAAAAAAACACTGTGCGAAAACCTGAACATATCCAATCAGAAACAATATAGACTGAATTTCCGAATAATTCGAACCAGGCAACCCGGGAATATAACCCCTTAAAAAAACAAACAGCCCAAATAATTTCCGGATTACACCCATTCATTCCCCCATCCTGTTATTTTTACAGTCCTTTAAAAAGACATCCCTATTTTCATATGTTAATAATTGATTTTAAGTGGTCATATGGAATCGCCAGTTATTATCATGCCGTTGAGCACAATGTCAATTAATGGCGATTTCATGGACAACATTTCACGCATAGCCAACGAACTTGGCCTTTCCCCAAAACAGGTGAAGGTAACCGTGGACCTACTGGGTGCGGGGGCCACCCTGCCCTTTATCGCCCGGTACCGAAAAGAAATGACGGGGTCCCTGGACGAGGTGGCCCTGGCGGCCATCCGCGACAAGCACGCCCAACTGGAGGAGGTGGACAAGCGCAGGGAGGCCATCCTCAAGTCCATTGAAAAACAACAACTCCTCACCCCAGAACTGGAAAGGCTCATCCACGATGCCATATCGCTTACCGAACTGGAGGATATTTACCTGCCCTACAAGCCCAAGCGCAAAACACGCGCAACGGCCGCCAGGGAAAAAGGCCTGGAACCACTGGCCACGCTGATCTTTGAGCAAGCCGTTACCGACCTGGGCGCACGGGTGGGCAATTACATCAACGAAGGGCTTGGCGTGCCCAATGAAGAAGAGGCGTTGGCCGGAGCGCGGGACATCATTGCGGAATGGGTAAACGAAAACCAGGAAGCCCGCCAACGCATCAGGGATTTGTTCTGGAAAGAAGGGACGATCAAGGCCAGTGCCATAAAGTCAAAGGTGGAAAGCGAAGGGGCGCAAAAGTTCAAAGACTATTTTGATTGGAAGGAGCCCATCGGCAAAGCCCCTTCCCATCGTTTGCTGGCCATGCGCAGGGCGGAGAAAGAAGGGTTTGTGGCCCTGGACATCGCCCCTGACGAAACGCGTGCCCTCCACCTGTTGGAAAGGCAGTTTGTAAAAACCGGGTCCATCCTGGGGGAGCAAGTTGCCATGGCGGTGAAAGACAGTTACAAGCGGTTGCTGAAGCCATCCCTGGAGACGGAGGTCAGGGTGGGGTCCAAAATGAAGGCAGACGCGGAGGCCATCAAGGTGTTTTCCTCCAACCTGAAAGAGCTCCTGCTGGCTTCCCCCCTGGGGCAAAAGCGGGTGCTGGCCCTTGATCCCGGTTTCCGCACGGGCACCAAGCTGGTGTGCCTGGGAGGGCAAGGCGAGCTCCTGTTTGATACCGTGATCTATCCCAACGCGCCCCAGAAGGAAACCACCCAATCGGGCACCCTGATAATGGGGTTGTGCGACCGGTTCAAAGTGGAGGCCATTGCCATCGGGAACGGTACGGCCAGCCGGGAAACGGAGTCGTTTGTAAGGTCCCTGGGGTTGCCCAAAGATATCCCCGTGGTGATGGTGAACGAAAGCGGGGCTTCCATTTATTCCGCTTCGGACGTGGCGAGGGAAGAATTTCCCGACAAAGACATTACCGTGCGTGGCGCGGTGTCCATTGGGAGGAGGCTAATGGACCCCCTGGCGGAGTTGGTAAAAATAGATGCCAAGTCAATTGGCGTGGGGCAATACCAGCACGATGTGGACCAGGCAAAACTAAAGGCAGGACTGGACGATGTCGTGATGAGCTGCGTGAATTCCGTGGGCGTGGAAGTGAACACGGCCAGCCGCGACCTGCTTTCCTATGTTTCCGGCCTCGGGCCCCAACTGGCCAAAAGCATTGTGGAATACCGCAATGAACACGGGGCGTTCAAAGACAGAAAATCCCTGGCCCACGTGCCCCGCCTGGGGGAAAAGGCTTTTGAACAGTGCGCGGGTTTCCTTCGCATAAGGGACTCGGAAAACCCATTGGATGCCAGTGCCGTGCACCCCGAGCGGTACGCGCTGGTGGGGAAATTTGCCAAAGACCTGAATTGCACCGTCAAAGATTTAATGACCGATGCGGAATTGAGGAAAAAGCTGGATTTGAAAAAATACGTCACCGGGCCGGTGGGGCTGCCTACCCTTACCGACATCCTGGCCGAGCTGGAGAGGCCGGGCAGGGACCCCCGCGACCAATTTGAACCCTTTGCCTTTGAGGAGGGGGTAAACGAAATAAGGGACCTGAAGGCAGGGATGGTGCTGCCGGGGATCGTGACCAATGTGACCAACTTTGGCGCCTTTGTGGACGTGGGCGTCCATCAGGATGGGCTGGTGCACATCAGCCACCTGGGCGACCGGTTTGTCAAAGACCCTCATTCGGTCGTTACCGTGCACCAAAAGGTAAGGGTCACCGTTGTGGAGGTGGACATCCCCCGGAAGCGGATCGCGCTTTCCATGAAAAGCAACCCATTTGCCGCCCCCGGCACCCCGTCCCCCAGGGAGGAGGGCCGCACAGGGCCAAAGCGGGCAAAAGGGAAAGAGGAAAGCCTGGAAGGCAAGCTCGAGCGGTTAAAGGCGAAGTTTGGGAAAAGTTAGGCAACGGGCTTCCCGCGCCATATTGGAAAAACCTTATACATGCAGTTCCAAAACCGATGCGGTCCGAGCCCTGCTTTCCCTCAACTGCCCTTCGTTGGCGGCCAGGGAAACACCAAATGAGGGGACCATTTCCTTCAATTTGGCCTGCCACCTATCCGCCTGGCCTTCCTTTCCAAAACATTTGACGATCAGGTCCAGCATGATGGCCACCGAAGTGGAGGCTCCCGGTGAGGCACCCAACAAAGCGGCCACCGTTCCGTCCTTTGAAACCACCACCTCCGTGCCGAACTCCAGTATGCCCCCTTCCTTTTTGTCTTTTTTGATCACCTGCACACGCTGTCCTGCTTCCAGCAATTCCCAGTCGTCCTGTTTGGTGAAGGGCACGTACTCCCGCAAGGCCGCGTGCCGTTCTTCCGGGGCCTGCCGCACCTGCTCGATCAGGTATTTTGTAAGGGGCATGTTGTGCAGTCCTGCAAAGATCATAGGGATGGCGTTATCGGGGCCGATGGACTTTGGCAAATCCAACAGCGAGCCATTCTTCAAAAATTTTGTGGAGAAGCCGGCAAAAGGCCCGAACAGCAATTGCTTTTTCCCATCGATCATGCGTGTGTCGATGTGCGGCACCGACATGGGCGGGGCGCCTACCGAGGCTTTTCCATACACCTTCGCATGGTGTTTGGCAATCAGTTCGTCATTGAGGCACCGCAGCCACAACCCGCTCACCGGAAAGCCCCCATACCCTTTGCGTTCCTCGATCTCGGCACGCTTCAACAAATGCAGGGTGGCCCCTCCCGCCCCTATGAACACGAACCTGGCATTGCACCTGCCTTTCTGCATGCTCAGCAAGTTCCTCACAAACACGTCCCACCCCCCTTTGCCATCCGGGTCCAGGTCGAGGGCTTCCACGTTATAATGGACGGTGACCCCGGGCATTTTTTCCAGTCGGGCCATCATGCCCCTCGTCAGGTTTCCAAAATTCACATCCGTGCCGATGTTCATACGCGTGGCCGCCACGGACTGGGTGCTTTTGCGCCCACGCATCACCAGGGGCGCCCACTCTTCCATCAGCCCCCTGTCGCGGGTGAAGGCCATGTCTTTAAAGAGCGGGCTTTCCTTCATCATGGCGTGCCTTTTTTCCAGGAAGGCCACATTTTCATCGCCCCACACCAAACTCATGTGCGGTACCCGGGTAATAAATTCAGCAGGCTTGATGTACCCTTTCCCCACCAGGTAGGCCCAAAATTCCTTTGACTGCTCAAAGGACGTGGCAATTTTTATTGCCTTAGAAATATCGATGGTGCCATCCTCTTTTTGTGGCGTATAGTTGAGTTCACAAAAAGCCGAATGGCCGGTGCCTGCATTGTTCCACGCATCGGAGCTTTCCGTGCCGGCCCTGTCGAGGCGTTCAAAGACCTGAATGGTGATGTCAGGATCGAGTTCTTTCAGCAGCATCCCGAGCGTGGCGCTCATGATGCCGGCACCCATCAATACCACATCGGTTTTTTGGGTTATGGGCTTAATGGTCAGTGTCATGTCTCTTGGGGACTCGTCCTTTGAATGGGGGGCGCAACAGTTGGGTTAATGGGGCCGGGGCACCGGCATTAAGGCGAAAATTAAGAAAATATCGCGGAACCCAAAAAATCCCAAAAGGCTACCTTAAGTTTTCCCTTAGTTCAAACACTTTCCTCGCCCTTTCCACCAGGCGCTGCGACTCGCTGAAATCAAGTGTTTGCCGGCCATCGCTAAAGGCTTTTTCCGGTTCCTTATGGGTTTCATAAATAATGCCATCGGCACCTGCCATGATGCAGGCCAGTGCCACCGGCTCCACATATTCGCGCAGGCCCACGCCATGCGAGGGGTCCGCTATCACCGGCAAATGGGTTTTTTCCTTTAGTATCGGAATGGCATTCACGTCCATGGTATTACGGCTGGCCCTTTCATAGGTGCGGATGCCCCGTTCGCACAAGATCAATTTTTCATTGCCCCCACTGAAAACATATTCGGCAGAGGACAAGAGCTCGTCCAGGGTGCCCGAGATGCCGCGTTTGATCATCACCGGCTTGTCAACCCGGCCCAGTTCGTCCAGCAGGTTGAAGTTTTGCGTGTTGCGCGCGCCCACCTGAAAGATGTCCACATAGTCGTACATTTCCCTTACCTGGCTTACCTGCATCACCTCGCTGATGATTTTAATCCCAGCGGCACGGGCCAGCGATGCCCACACCTTCAGGCCTTCCGCCCCCAGCCCGCGGAAGGAATAGGGGGAGCTTCGCGGCTTGAACACGCCCCCGCGCATGACCGATACCTTGTTTGCCACCAGGTGGGCAATCGTGGCTTCCATTTGTGCTTCCGACTCAATGGAACACGGCCCGGCCATTAGGGACAATGCACCATTGCCTATTTCCACCCCATCGCCCAAGCCAATCACCGTGCGGTTTACTTTCCATTTCCTTGACACCAGCTTATAATCGTCCGACACCCGGTGGATGTCTGCAATGCCGGGCAGGCTGCCGACCTGGCGAATGTCAAAATCCTTTTTCCCTATCCCAATGACGTATTCCGCCACCTGGGTCTTTACCGCTGTGGTCTTATAGCCCAGGGCCGCTACCGCACGGTTTATTTTTTCCTTTTCTTCGGCCGTTGCCGACCCCTCCAGTTGAATGATCATGGGTTTTTTCCTTTTAAAGAATCGATGAACACCGGGATGTCCTTTTCCAGGTCTTTGCTTTCCCCCACCATGGAGATGAACGCGCTCCCCACGATGGCCCCCTCGCTGTATTGGCAGGCGGTGCCGAACGTTTCGCTGTTGGAAACCCCGAAGCCAATGAGCAACGGGTTTTTCAATTTCATCCCGTGCAGCTTTTTAAAATATTCCCGTTGGGCTTCGTTAAAACCTTTTTTTGCCCCAGTAATGGATGACGATGACACGGCATAAACAAACCCCTGCGAATTGTTGTCTATTGCCATAATCCGTTCTTCGGAAGTCGTGGGCGATATCAAAAAAATATTCAACAACCCATACCGCTCAAAAAGGTGCCGGTGGTTTTCCTGGTACTCCTGCATGGGGAGGTCGGGGACGATCAAGCCATCCACCCCGGCTTCCGATGCCGCCTGGCAGAAGGCCTCCATGCCAAACCGGTAGATAGGGTTGAGGTACCCCATAAGAATGATGGGGAGGCGCACCCGGTCCCTCAGCGTGCCCACCTGTTCCAACAGCAGGCGCAGCGTCATCCCATTTTCCAGTGCCACTTTATTGCTTGCCTGGATGACAGGCCCATCCGCCACAGGGTCGGAAAAGGGAATCCCTATTTCCAGGATATCCGCGCCACCCTCCTCCAATAGTTTGCCGATGCGCACGGTATCGTCAATTGCCGGGAAGCCGGCCGTATAGTAAACCGACAACAACCCTTTCCGGCCTTGCTTAAAAAGCATGTTGATCCTGTTCGCCTTCTTCGCTGTTGATTCCATTGTCAAAATGCTTAACCTAGTGTTTTCCATAGTTTTTTTCCCCAGCCGTAATGGCCAGGGGCAGGCCGTTCTGCCTGGGGGGCAGCGGGCAGGTGGCAAATTCCGTAAACGCACATGGCGGGTTGTAGGCCTTGTTGAAATCGACCACCACTTTGCCTGCGCCATCAGGGTGCTTTACGTACATGTATCGCCCTGAAGGGTAGGTGCCATTTCCGTTGGTTTGGTCCCCAAACAGGATATAATACTCCCCTTCAGTGCCATCATCTATGGCATCCAGCCTGTATTCCTTGCCCTCGATGGCAAACACCAGTGCCCCGGGGCAAGGCGATTGATAGGTTTGCCCCAGGATATTGGTGATGTCGATGTGCCTGATGGGCGCGTATTTTTCGAAATGTGCCTCCACCCTCCACTTCGGGTCCACGGGATAACGGTCCACGCCTTTAAAATTTTTCACCGCCTCACTATCCATGTCACGCAGCCTTACACCCAACTTCCCCGACCTATCGATGATCCACCATTTTAGGGAACCAGCACTTAACACGGGATGGAAGGCCGAATCGGGCATGTGTATGACTTCATGGAAGGCTTCCACCGAATCCCTCCATATTTTCACGCCAGGGGCCACCTCCATGGTCACCTTTCCCTGTTGCACCACAAAAGTGCCGGCATTGGGGGCAATCTTCCCTGCGGGAAAAACCACGTCATTGGAAGGGTCGCTCCCAAAGGTGTTGAACCCCTCGTTCAACCAAAAGAGCCCGGCCAGGTTGAGCCAGCCGTTATCGCCCGTCAATTGATTGGCCACGCGGTCCGCATGCCATGCGTTGATTTCATTGCGGTAAGACTCCACCTCCACAGTGCTTTCCTTTTTAGGGGCGCAGGCCGCGAGCACCAATAGCGGCACAAGAAATGTTGTTGCTTTCATAGTGATTCCCTTATTACCCTTGATATACTAATATTTTCCCCAGCGAATATACGTTTCCAAATCCTTATCCCCTCTTCCACTCAGGTTAATTACCACCACATCATCCTTGTCAAATTCCAGCTTATCGAGGGCCGCTATGGCGTGGGCTGATTCGATGGCCGGGATTATCCCTTCCAGCCTGGACAACATGATGCCTGCCTGCATGGCCTCTTCATCGGTGGCGTTTAAAAACCGCGCCCTGCCCACCTCCAACAAGTGCGCATGCAAGGGCCCGATGCCGGGATAATCCAATCCTGCCGAAATGGAGTAAGGTTCCACTACCTGGCCATCATCCGTTTGCATTAACAACGTTTTGCTTCCGTGCAGGACCCCCGGCTTTCCAAGAACGGTAGTGGCCGCGGACTGGCCGGTAGCTATCCCCTTGCCCGCGGC
Coding sequences within:
- a CDS encoding ArsC family reductase, with protein sequence MIIYGIKNCNTVKSALGWLDKKKVAYEFHDFKSKGITTAKLKEWCKQVGWETLVNKKGMTWRKLGDGEKARVTNQKAALDLMASQPSVIKRPVVEVDGKIMAVGFDEEEYKKITR
- a CDS encoding tetratricopeptide repeat protein, yielding MGKKKARKTKAGAPPTKGKPKAGAAPAKMSIKRMLIITAIMLAAIFGIFYFVDFSTPDEQARPATSGRKPFPVMPANETVPVAFEDFVGAEACASCHSGIYDTWKKSTHGQAGGSPKDVKILGEFDGKPRRFKDAVLTPYRAENGDYMFNLKTDDLPEQTYRVDEVVGGGHMIGGGTQTYFTYFPDGTLRMLPFDFVRDEKVWFGETSKGQGWVPITPDRVIDKESEWFPSRLLGTHLDRQNCQECHGSQIEAKFALDKKIYTTRFNTLAINCESCHGPGKEHLRIVSGPDWKEKPSLGLKPLDTFDKDGSLGVCFKCHSLKNVLQPGYLPGDDLEEYYAVKFPILGFRKENPYYPDGRVNGFAYQLNHLASDCYINGSMTCVSCHDPHGQTYRDTNGQVLASPFDNGQCTSCHASKAIDPTAHSFHKIGSEGNQCVSCHMPYLQHQAMGKNLRFARSDHTIPIPRPAFDAALGIEGACIQCHGDKSVEFLQDKVNEWYGEVKPHNDMVGRLLKFDPSMSLYEAGEVLLPDSTNHVLGQMAGLSEFAFGYLKPEMKDIDEASINRIKNYIESNDIDVQSVAMAGLHLARDGDDEVHNLLVGKLEEMEEGRRRKVMKRWSAALPIMAKKFEQQGDYKDAIETYRKSLEIMPHNIGVMINMAVAYSAIGQEAAANQVLDRAIKLNPNHYDAWLNKGNVLLKGNQNEKALEAYRRANSINPWIGSAYFNIGNYYYKTNNMNEAIVWYRKAVEREPNMPLGYLFLARAYIKVQDYKNAYSSVKSGLRLDPSDKAGNQMLADLNAYFARNN
- a CDS encoding cytochrome c, which translates into the protein MFRFSHSVFLFSSVMATLGSCTGGKNEPPPAEVPPFRAEVPLAQSPADYIVQLGCLNCHGGATSPNLLKTRAPGLSQAGHRYRPEYIFDYLLNPRKVRNHIGLSRMPDFGFDEKEALALTLYLSGKGPAPAIRFPDFSGEGNARLGEKEFGALACGSCHSAGGQGHNVISDLSWVGSKLNPEWLRQFIAAPAEFQNGQSLMPALLYHYNEDSTALAPSVEGANEKIRDLSAYLLSLRSPRQDELVDRYESVKKANPAISAALGLKIFRAQNCAGCHQSGTEGTWRTVVAPGLQGIPSRIDKQWLARYLQKPHAVRPFGFYPGSGSRMPDFNLTETEADSLVKYIYGEGEGKTKIRMEAPSRFVSGKIKTFLDEKLPCLGCHSLDGKGGKVAPDLANAATRLNPDYMALMVSSPATAMPGTIMPKVSMPQALRDQLIGYLLYHKDTVVTGKYLSLVDHPITLPGDNISVENIYATRCAICHGPTGRGDGFNARYLPTRPTVHADSSYMSTRADDTLFDGIYAGGYILNKSHLMPDWGNALSNDEIKGLVAYIRTLCHCSPPKWSTDNKTMK
- a CDS encoding RNA-binding transcriptional accessory protein — protein: MDNISRIANELGLSPKQVKVTVDLLGAGATLPFIARYRKEMTGSLDEVALAAIRDKHAQLEEVDKRREAILKSIEKQQLLTPELERLIHDAISLTELEDIYLPYKPKRKTRATAAREKGLEPLATLIFEQAVTDLGARVGNYINEGLGVPNEEEALAGARDIIAEWVNENQEARQRIRDLFWKEGTIKASAIKSKVESEGAQKFKDYFDWKEPIGKAPSHRLLAMRRAEKEGFVALDIAPDETRALHLLERQFVKTGSILGEQVAMAVKDSYKRLLKPSLETEVRVGSKMKADAEAIKVFSSNLKELLLASPLGQKRVLALDPGFRTGTKLVCLGGQGELLFDTVIYPNAPQKETTQSGTLIMGLCDRFKVEAIAIGNGTASRETESFVRSLGLPKDIPVVMVNESGASIYSASDVAREEFPDKDITVRGAVSIGRRLMDPLAELVKIDAKSIGVGQYQHDVDQAKLKAGLDDVVMSCVNSVGVEVNTASRDLLSYVSGLGPQLAKSIVEYRNEHGAFKDRKSLAHVPRLGEKAFEQCAGFLRIRDSENPLDASAVHPERYALVGKFAKDLNCTVKDLMTDAELRKKLDLKKYVTGPVGLPTLTDILAELERPGRDPRDQFEPFAFEEGVNEIRDLKAGMVLPGIVTNVTNFGAFVDVGVHQDGLVHISHLGDRFVKDPHSVVTVHQKVRVTVVEVDIPRKRIALSMKSNPFAAPGTPSPREEGRTGPKRAKGKEESLEGKLERLKAKFGKS
- the mqo gene encoding malate dehydrogenase (quinone); the protein is MTLTIKPITQKTDVVLMGAGIMSATLGMLLKELDPDITIQVFERLDRAGTESSDAWNNAGTGHSAFCELNYTPQKEDGTIDISKAIKIATSFEQSKEFWAYLVGKGYIKPAEFITRVPHMSLVWGDENVAFLEKRHAMMKESPLFKDMAFTRDRGLMEEWAPLVMRGRKSTQSVAATRMNIGTDVNFGNLTRGMMARLEKMPGVTVHYNVEALDLDPDGKGGWDVFVRNLLSMQKGRCNARFVFIGAGGATLHLLKRAEIEERKGYGGFPVSGLWLRCLNDELIAKHHAKVYGKASVGAPPMSVPHIDTRMIDGKKQLLFGPFAGFSTKFLKNGSLLDLPKSIGPDNAIPMIFAGLHNMPLTKYLIEQVRQAPEERHAALREYVPFTKQDDWELLEAGQRVQVIKKDKKEGGILEFGTEVVVSKDGTVAALLGASPGASTSVAIMLDLIVKCFGKEGQADRWQAKLKEMVPSFGVSLAANEGQLRESRARTASVLELHV